One stretch of Desulfobacterales bacterium DNA includes these proteins:
- a CDS encoding tyrosine-type recombinase/integrase: protein MKLSAKKCPKCGSPIPKKGKTYKIIVRYNGRRVTRTATNLELAREIESTLKVQIAKKTFNLEQKKPAPTLNNVWRKYSPWAIENKKSWRTEKYYYQKHLEPLFGDKQLDDISPFDIEKLMLTMKKTKRAGNKSYAAATIKHQVVLLSRLYSLAEKWGLYAGANPCRKVKKPKLNNKKTEFLSDQELSRLMATLETWSNKMTVSIVNFAIRTGLRRGELMKLKWSDVDLVRKTVTLRDPKGQQDQTLPLSLKAVAVLHDVPKDYETEWIFYGKNGGKRTDFKGPWQRIKKAAELPDDFRFHGLRHHFASALVSSGIDLYTVQTLLSHKDASTTQRYAHLSDKALRDAVNISDDLLTPNKQAQVIKLEEKRNG, encoded by the coding sequence ATGAAACTATCGGCAAAAAAATGCCCCAAATGTGGTTCCCCCATTCCTAAAAAAGGCAAGACGTATAAAATCATTGTGCGATATAATGGGCGAAGGGTAACCCGGACAGCCACAAATCTTGAACTTGCCCGAGAAATTGAAAGCACTTTAAAGGTACAAATTGCCAAAAAGACATTTAATCTCGAGCAAAAAAAGCCAGCCCCGACGCTGAACAATGTCTGGAGGAAATATAGCCCATGGGCAATTGAAAACAAAAAATCATGGCGTACCGAAAAATATTATTATCAAAAACACCTTGAGCCCTTATTCGGTGACAAACAACTTGATGACATTTCCCCTTTCGATATTGAGAAACTGATGCTGACAATGAAAAAAACTAAAAGGGCCGGGAATAAAAGCTATGCAGCAGCCACAATTAAGCATCAGGTTGTTCTTTTGTCCAGGCTTTATTCTTTAGCGGAAAAGTGGGGGCTATATGCCGGTGCTAATCCCTGCAGGAAAGTTAAGAAACCAAAGCTAAACAACAAAAAAACGGAATTTTTATCGGATCAAGAATTATCGCGTCTGATGGCTACCTTGGAAACGTGGTCAAATAAGATGACAGTTTCTATTGTAAATTTTGCAATACGTACAGGTCTCCGACGCGGTGAACTGATGAAGCTGAAGTGGTCCGATGTTGATCTTGTCCGAAAAACGGTCACTTTGAGAGATCCGAAAGGTCAGCAGGATCAAACTTTGCCTTTGTCTCTGAAGGCGGTTGCTGTGTTGCACGATGTACCCAAAGACTATGAAACAGAATGGATATTTTATGGGAAAAACGGAGGCAAGCGAACCGATTTCAAAGGTCCGTGGCAACGAATAAAAAAAGCAGCTGAACTACCTGATGATTTCAGGTTTCACGGGTTGAGGCATCATTTCGCAAGTGCCCTTGTCAGCTCAGGAATTGATCTGTACACGGTTCAAACGCTGTTGAGCCATAAAGACGCAAGCACCACTCAAAGATACGCTCATCTTTCGGACAAAGCCTTACGTGATGCTGTAAACATTTCCGATGATTTACTCACCCCGAACAAGCAAGCACAAGTTATAAAATTGGAGGAAAAGCGAAATGGCTAA
- a CDS encoding methyltransferase, which produces MKMSSKSRLTEKQLSVFPGGSLFEKIARAVCNAGTLPVKELYEAWEVARRVRRKYRGGRVVDLACGHGLLAHIMLLLDDSSPEAVAVDSSVPKNAFLLSESITEAWPRLRGRIHYIKARIQEIEIFPEDLVVSVHACGGLTDTVLETACNAGARVAVVPCCHDLEVCDTGGLEGWIDGPLAVDVTRAARLRAHGYTVTTRRIPGDITPKNRLLMGHRDHARP; this is translated from the coding sequence ATGAAAATGTCCTCAAAAAGCAGGCTGACTGAAAAGCAGCTGTCGGTTTTTCCCGGTGGCAGCCTCTTTGAGAAAATCGCCCGGGCGGTATGCAACGCAGGCACCCTTCCCGTAAAAGAACTTTATGAAGCATGGGAAGTGGCGCGGCGGGTCCGAAGAAAGTATCGGGGAGGAAGAGTGGTGGATTTGGCATGCGGCCATGGCTTGCTGGCCCATATCATGCTCCTGCTCGATGACAGTTCGCCGGAAGCCGTTGCGGTAGATTCGTCTGTCCCGAAGAATGCGTTTCTGCTTTCCGAATCGATTACTGAAGCATGGCCGCGGCTGCGGGGACGTATTCATTATATCAAAGCCCGGATACAGGAGATTGAAATTTTTCCCGAAGATCTGGTGGTATCCGTCCATGCCTGTGGCGGGCTGACAGATACGGTGCTGGAAACGGCCTGTAATGCCGGCGCCAGAGTGGCAGTTGTGCCATGCTGTCATGATCTGGAGGTTTGTGACACCGGTGGTCTGGAAGGCTGGATCGACGGGCCGCTGGCCGTTGATGTGACAAGAGCGGCGAGACTCCGCGCACACGGATACACGGTCACGACCCGCCGGATACCTGGTGATATAACACCGAAAAACAGGCTGCTTATGGGGCACCGCGATCATGCGAGGCCCTGA
- a CDS encoding ATP-binding protein: MTTALKRTTFETSRTIEYFDAAELTLMTGQDACCFATVALKELLDNALDACEAAGKGPEIDIQAEYIDRDIRLIVSDNGLGLDSAIIDRILNFRTRTSDKAAYRSPTRGAQGNALKTIIGMPFALGSDHPVRIQTRGVEHVIHCWVDPAGELHSDHEKQQIPNDILEGTQITVTLPMSGQNFDPEHWATAFSIFNPHALVKFLEKTKQADNTLQAKSKTSENANFYQPTVRYPGGWKKFLPTDKTSPHWYDQQALSRLIFSHISLSKKDGIDLTLRDFVRQFQGLTSNVKAKKICQSLPEINRLNDFENDQDSIPVLLESMQLEAKPVSSKSLGVIGKEHFQTVFERLYGVKRYWYKKVSCIVDGSPYIFEVGVAETVNACDACFCGINFSPTFEDPLSDTSIPCADLDGYAAYGIKNFFNSAKVVSEPKYDRSYAKAVHLICPSLTFKDRGKTRVTIPSKVSVEIGKALWTACRTISREAKQRERDAAKAQREQARRVQSKPIEPSLVDVVRFCLCDAYNSGTNNGSNDISVRDLYYEIRPLIQKYTSKSLEYNYFSQTILPKYRRGINKLRRLYYKPRGVLYEPHSGRELQLGTKEVESYDFPSWLYNKILYIEKSGVAQILCDSGLPERYDMAVISAEGYASEAIRVLLENADKEQDYQIFVWHDADPHGYNIARTIAEETERMPGYSVQVHDLGFFLSEAIEMGLQTETFTRKKSLPQSLVLNAIEREYFIGEKKGKNSWACERVEINAMPVSQRPEYIERKLQEAVACGKVIPAKEELPRLADNIYSDTVEDLIQSEIIQLLDLDAVKTTIAKRVKSKFNLDESRQWIDAAFDSNPSLSWRQAVKGEIHAQYNGLAKTIREEIIGCMRKGV; this comes from the coding sequence ATGACAACAGCATTAAAACGGACCACGTTCGAGACCTCCAGAACAATCGAATATTTTGATGCAGCCGAATTGACACTGATGACCGGGCAGGATGCATGTTGTTTTGCCACCGTTGCACTCAAAGAGCTTCTGGATAACGCGCTGGATGCATGCGAGGCAGCCGGCAAAGGGCCTGAGATCGACATACAGGCCGAATATATAGATCGTGATATACGTTTGATTGTAAGCGATAATGGCCTAGGTCTTGATTCTGCAATCATCGACCGGATATTGAACTTCCGGACCAGAACTTCTGACAAGGCGGCTTACAGATCCCCAACACGGGGCGCACAGGGGAACGCGCTGAAAACCATTATCGGAATGCCGTTTGCTTTGGGCAGTGACCATCCTGTCAGGATACAAACGCGGGGTGTTGAGCATGTCATCCACTGTTGGGTTGACCCAGCCGGAGAACTTCATTCTGACCACGAAAAGCAACAGATCCCCAACGATATTCTGGAGGGAACGCAGATCACCGTAACCTTGCCGATGTCGGGGCAGAACTTTGATCCTGAACATTGGGCCACGGCTTTTTCGATTTTTAATCCGCATGCTCTGGTAAAATTTTTAGAAAAAACCAAACAAGCGGACAATACTTTGCAAGCTAAATCCAAAACATCGGAAAATGCAAATTTTTACCAACCGACTGTACGTTATCCTGGTGGCTGGAAAAAATTCTTGCCGACGGATAAGACAAGCCCTCATTGGTATGATCAGCAAGCCCTATCCAGACTAATCTTTTCTCATATTTCATTGTCAAAAAAAGATGGCATTGATTTGACCTTGCGTGATTTTGTCCGTCAGTTCCAGGGGTTGACCAGCAATGTAAAGGCGAAAAAAATTTGTCAATCATTGCCGGAGATCAACCGCCTGAATGATTTTGAGAACGATCAGGATTCTATCCCCGTATTGCTGGAATCTATGCAGCTGGAGGCGAAACCTGTTTCTTCAAAATCATTGGGGGTTATTGGGAAGGAACACTTCCAGACTGTTTTTGAAAGGCTGTATGGGGTCAAGCGGTATTGGTACAAAAAGGTTTCCTGTATTGTGGATGGAAGCCCGTATATCTTTGAGGTTGGGGTTGCCGAGACGGTAAACGCCTGTGATGCCTGTTTTTGCGGAATCAATTTTTCACCCACCTTTGAGGACCCATTGAGTGATACGAGCATTCCTTGTGCTGACCTGGATGGTTACGCTGCTTATGGGATAAAGAATTTTTTCAATAGCGCAAAGGTGGTTTCCGAGCCGAAATATGATCGCTCTTATGCAAAGGCAGTCCATTTGATTTGTCCTTCATTGACCTTCAAAGACCGGGGAAAGACCAGGGTAACTATCCCCTCCAAGGTGTCCGTTGAAATCGGCAAAGCATTGTGGACAGCTTGCAGGACCATTAGCAGGGAAGCCAAACAAAGAGAGCGGGATGCTGCCAAAGCACAACGGGAGCAGGCGAGGCGGGTACAGTCGAAACCGATAGAGCCTTCATTGGTTGATGTTGTCCGCTTCTGTTTATGCGATGCATATAATTCAGGCACCAATAACGGGTCAAATGATATATCCGTGAGGGATCTGTATTATGAGATCAGGCCACTGATCCAGAAATACACCTCTAAATCTTTGGAATATAATTATTTTTCGCAAACCATACTTCCCAAATATCGCAGAGGGATCAACAAACTCAGACGTTTATACTACAAGCCGAGGGGTGTCCTGTATGAACCCCATTCAGGGCGTGAACTCCAATTGGGAACCAAAGAAGTCGAATCGTATGATTTCCCTTCCTGGCTGTATAACAAGATCCTCTACATTGAAAAATCGGGAGTTGCTCAAATCCTCTGTGATTCAGGTTTGCCGGAAAGATACGATATGGCCGTAATATCGGCTGAGGGTTATGCTTCCGAAGCTATCCGGGTGCTGCTGGAAAATGCCGATAAGGAGCAGGACTATCAAATTTTTGTATGGCACGATGCAGATCCCCACGGATACAATATAGCAAGGACAATTGCCGAGGAAACCGAGAGGATGCCGGGTTATAGCGTTCAGGTTCATGATTTAGGATTTTTCCTATCCGAGGCCATTGAAATGGGATTGCAGACGGAAACCTTTACCAGGAAGAAAAGCCTTCCTCAAAGTTTGGTGCTTAATGCTATCGAGCGAGAGTATTTCATCGGAGAAAAAAAAGGCAAAAATTCATGGGCCTGTGAGCGTGTTGAGATCAATGCAATGCCAGTCTCCCAAAGACCGGAATACATTGAGCGTAAACTCCAGGAGGCTGTAGCTTGTGGCAAAGTGATTCCTGCAAAAGAAGAACTTCCGCGATTAGCCGATAATATTTATTCAGATACAGTGGAGGACCTAATTCAGTCTGAAATCATTCAGCTTCTTGATCTGGATGCCGTTAAAACAACTATCGCAAAGAGGGTCAAAAGCAAATTCAATCTGGATGAATCACGACAATGGATTGATGCCGCTTTTGATTCAAACCCATCCCTATCATGGAGGCAGGCCGTTAAAGGAGAGATTCATGCACAATACAATGGGCTGGCTAAAACCATACGGGAGGAAATCATCGGATGTATGCGGAAAGGGGTGTGA
- a CDS encoding fatty acid CoA ligase family protein, whose protein sequence is MNTIQTQTQNNTDRINVSMHLKEMARKKPYQRAVVYPTGRDHQGRVSYSHLTFLQLDRESDNIAHGLNKAGITRGTRTILMVRPGSEFFALAFALFKTGAIPVVVDPGMGNKRMLQCLKESRPDAFIGIPLAHVLRIIYPNYFKTIKTFITVGHRWFWGGLTLDHIRRSQPLPYVPVNTRKDETAAILFTTGSTGPARGTLYTHGIFDAQIRHIRELFNIGDDEIDLPTFPLFALFDPALGMTAVIPDMDPTKPACVNPEHIIEAIFDQGVTNMFASPALLNRVGHYGNPHSVKLPSIRRVVSAGAPVLPANIRQFSSMLSKTAEIFTPYGATEAMPVTCIGATEILSETQSLSEKGYGTCVGRPAPGIDVRLITIIDAPINAWSDDLVLSPGEIGEITVKGDVVTRGYFERPEAQSLAKIQDGPELRHRMGDLGWQDHKGRIWFCGRKTHRVITETGTLYTVPCEAIFNQHEKVLRSALVGIGPDRHQQIPVICIELKKEYARADRKKLTEELLILARASVQTHDIEHILYHKNFPVDIRHNSKIFREKLAVWAGTQIRTED, encoded by the coding sequence ATGAATACAATACAAACACAAACACAAAACAATACCGACCGAATCAACGTGTCCATGCACCTGAAGGAAATGGCCCGGAAAAAGCCTTATCAGAGGGCTGTCGTATATCCGACCGGACGGGACCATCAGGGACGCGTCAGCTATTCTCACCTGACATTTCTTCAACTCGACCGGGAATCCGACAACATCGCCCACGGGTTGAACAAGGCCGGAATTACCCGAGGGACACGGACGATCCTGATGGTAAGACCCGGTTCGGAATTTTTCGCGTTAGCCTTTGCGCTGTTCAAGACCGGTGCCATTCCGGTCGTCGTAGATCCGGGTATGGGAAACAAACGCATGCTCCAGTGCCTTAAGGAAAGCCGTCCCGACGCCTTTATCGGCATACCGCTCGCCCATGTGCTCAGAATTATTTACCCGAATTATTTCAAAACGATCAAAACCTTCATTACCGTTGGCCACCGCTGGTTCTGGGGAGGTCTGACACTCGATCACATTCGCCGGTCCCAGCCATTGCCTTATGTCCCGGTCAATACCCGGAAGGATGAAACCGCCGCCATCCTGTTTACAACAGGCAGTACCGGCCCGGCCCGGGGCACCCTGTACACACACGGCATCTTTGATGCCCAGATCCGTCATATCCGGGAGCTGTTCAACATCGGCGATGATGAAATCGATCTGCCGACATTTCCCCTGTTCGCCCTGTTCGATCCGGCCCTGGGGATGACAGCGGTCATACCGGATATGGACCCGACCAAACCGGCCTGTGTCAATCCGGAACATATCATTGAAGCGATTTTTGATCAGGGAGTGACCAACATGTTTGCCTCGCCTGCCCTGCTCAACCGCGTGGGCCATTACGGCAACCCGCATAGCGTCAAACTGCCATCCATCCGACGGGTGGTTTCGGCAGGAGCACCGGTGCTGCCGGCAAATATCCGGCAATTTTCATCCATGTTGTCCAAAACAGCTGAAATTTTCACGCCCTACGGGGCTACGGAAGCCATGCCGGTGACCTGCATCGGGGCAACTGAAATTCTGTCTGAGACTCAGTCCCTGAGTGAAAAAGGGTACGGTACCTGTGTGGGCCGGCCGGCTCCGGGAATCGACGTACGCCTGATCACCATCATCGATGCGCCCATAAACGCCTGGTCCGACGATCTGGTATTATCTCCGGGTGAAATCGGTGAGATAACGGTCAAAGGGGATGTGGTCACGCGCGGGTATTTTGAACGCCCGGAAGCTCAAAGCCTGGCCAAAATTCAGGACGGCCCGGAACTCCGGCACCGGATGGGCGATCTGGGATGGCAGGATCATAAAGGCCGGATATGGTTCTGCGGCCGCAAAACCCACCGTGTCATCACGGAAACCGGCACCCTGTATACGGTGCCGTGCGAAGCCATTTTCAATCAACACGAAAAGGTGCTCAGAAGCGCCCTGGTGGGAATCGGTCCTGATCGGCACCAGCAGATACCGGTGATCTGCATCGAACTCAAAAAAGAGTACGCCAGAGCCGATAGAAAAAAACTGACCGAGGAGCTGCTGATCCTGGCCAGAGCCAGCGTTCAGACCCATGATATTGAACACATTCTGTACCATAAAAATTTTCCGGTCGATATCCGGCACAATTCAAAAATTTTCAGAGAAAAGCTGGCCGTCTGGGCGGGAACACAGATCAGGACTGAAGACTGA
- a CDS encoding cold-shock protein, producing MANGTVKWFNSTKGFGFIEQEDGGPDVFVHHSGINASGFKSLYEGDRVTFDVEQGKKGPAAVNVTVV from the coding sequence ATGGCTAATGGAACAGTAAAATGGTTTAACAGCACCAAAGGTTTTGGATTTATTGAGCAGGAAGATGGCGGACCGGATGTATTTGTTCATCATTCAGGAATCAATGCAAGCGGTTTCAAGTCTCTCTATGAAGGCGACCGGGTGACTTTTGATGTAGAACAGGGTAAAAAAGGACCTGCTGCAGTAAATGTTACTGTAGTATAG
- a CDS encoding CBS domain-containing protein, translating to MRIITTHKNTDFDALASVVAATILYPDALPVLPNIINPNVKAFLSIHKDMFNLYSPDEIDPDKVTSLIIVDANSWSRLEKMEPLKKRDDLEIILWDHHLKNTDITPTWICQEEIGANITLMIRQLKAQHKVLTPMQATLFLTGLYEDTGNLTFSSSKAEDASAAAYLLHNKADLKILNSLLRPVYGEKQKQILFEMLKNEGRTRINGYNIAFNRVDISGHVGNLSLVVQMYKEILNVDAAFGIFNITDQDKCFVIGRSDSENINVGAIMRRMGGGGHPGAGSAMLKNVSPDAVQKKIFSFIEGEQKPSLQVSDLMTCPVYSVNSGMAMETAAYILREKGCTGVPVIDDDKIVGIISRRDFKKIRKDSQLKSPVRAYMNTRVITVEADSSPMQAVNLMVKHDIGRLPVLKNGMMAGIITRSDVMVYFYDMLPD from the coding sequence ATGAGAATTATTACAACTCATAAGAATACCGATTTTGATGCCCTGGCTTCTGTGGTCGCTGCAACTATTCTGTATCCGGATGCACTTCCGGTTCTTCCTAATATCATCAATCCAAATGTCAAAGCGTTTCTGTCGATTCACAAGGACATGTTCAATTTATACTCGCCCGATGAGATCGACCCGGATAAGGTGACCAGCTTGATTATTGTGGATGCAAACAGCTGGTCCCGTCTGGAAAAGATGGAGCCTTTAAAAAAACGGGATGACCTTGAAATTATATTGTGGGACCACCATCTGAAGAATACCGATATAACTCCCACCTGGATATGTCAGGAAGAAATTGGCGCTAATATCACGTTAATGATCCGACAGCTTAAAGCGCAACATAAAGTTTTGACCCCGATGCAGGCAACCCTGTTTCTCACCGGATTATATGAAGATACCGGGAACCTGACATTTTCGTCTTCAAAGGCCGAAGATGCCTCCGCTGCAGCGTATCTTCTTCATAACAAAGCGGATTTAAAGATTTTGAACTCCCTGCTCCGCCCGGTATATGGAGAAAAACAAAAACAGATATTATTTGAAATGCTGAAAAATGAGGGGCGCACCCGGATCAATGGATACAATATCGCCTTTAACCGGGTCGATATTAGCGGTCATGTGGGGAATCTGTCTCTGGTGGTGCAAATGTATAAGGAGATTTTAAATGTGGATGCCGCCTTCGGGATTTTTAACATAACCGACCAAGACAAATGTTTTGTTATCGGGCGAAGTGACAGCGAAAACATCAATGTGGGCGCCATCATGAGGCGCATGGGCGGTGGCGGGCATCCGGGTGCCGGCTCAGCCATGCTGAAGAATGTAAGCCCTGATGCAGTTCAGAAAAAAATTTTTTCCTTCATCGAAGGTGAGCAGAAGCCCTCGCTTCAGGTATCGGATCTTATGACCTGTCCGGTCTATTCGGTAAACTCCGGAATGGCTATGGAAACGGCAGCTTATATTCTCAGGGAAAAGGGATGCACCGGGGTTCCGGTCATTGATGACGATAAAATAGTCGGGATAATTTCCAGACGTGATTTTAAAAAAATACGAAAAGATTCTCAGCTCAAGTCGCCGGTCAGGGCCTATATGAACACCCGTGTCATAACCGTTGAAGCCGACAGCAGTCCGATGCAAGCGGTCAATCTCATGGTAAAACATGATATCGGGCGCCTTCCCGTTTTAAAAAACGGCATGATGGCAGGCATCATTACCCGGTCAGATGTCATGGTGTATTTTTATGATATGCTGCCGGATTAG
- a CDS encoding NAD-dependent epimerase/dehydratase family protein produces MSNSQKPTRVLVTGGGGFLGSAIVKRLVQRGCPVRSLSRRRYSQLEALGVEQVQGDLDDFSAVDQACSGMDTVFHVAAKAGVWGPWSAYFRTNVTGTENIVTACVKHGVSCLIYTSSPSVVFNGKDMAGIDETAPYPDTYHTHYPETKAMAEKIIRHAQVDGLKTIILRPHLIWGPGDNHLVPRIIARARRLVQVGNGQNLVDTIYIDNAADAHILAADALEAHPELSGSLYFISQGKPIRLWDMVNAILKAAGLPPVKHTLSHRTARMIGAIMETVYRKFHLPGEPLMTRFVADELATSHWFDISAAKKDLAYEPAVSTREGLDRLAVWLKNGR; encoded by the coding sequence ATGAGCAATAGTCAAAAGCCAACGCGTGTTCTGGTAACCGGAGGCGGGGGGTTTTTAGGGTCTGCCATTGTCAAGCGGCTGGTTCAAAGGGGCTGCCCTGTCCGGAGCCTTTCCCGTAGACGGTATTCGCAACTGGAAGCGCTGGGGGTGGAACAGGTTCAGGGCGATCTGGACGATTTTTCAGCAGTGGATCAGGCCTGCAGCGGCATGGACACAGTATTTCATGTGGCAGCCAAAGCCGGGGTGTGGGGTCCATGGTCAGCGTATTTCCGCACCAATGTGACCGGAACTGAAAACATCGTAACGGCCTGCGTCAAACACGGCGTCTCCTGCCTCATCTACACCAGCTCGCCCAGCGTCGTTTTTAACGGAAAGGACATGGCGGGCATCGATGAAACCGCCCCCTACCCGGATACATACCATACCCATTACCCGGAAACCAAAGCCATGGCCGAAAAAATCATCCGGCACGCGCAGGTGGACGGCTTAAAAACGATCATCCTCCGCCCGCACCTCATATGGGGCCCCGGGGACAACCATCTGGTTCCCCGGATTATCGCGCGGGCCAGACGGCTGGTTCAAGTCGGAAACGGCCAAAACCTTGTGGATACCATATACATCGACAATGCCGCAGATGCCCATATTCTGGCGGCAGACGCCCTTGAGGCCCACCCCGAACTTTCCGGCAGCCTTTACTTTATCAGCCAGGGAAAACCGATTCGCCTGTGGGATATGGTCAACGCCATCCTGAAGGCCGCGGGCCTTCCACCGGTCAAACACACCCTGTCTCACCGGACCGCACGGATGATCGGCGCCATCATGGAAACCGTTTACCGGAAATTTCACCTTCCGGGCGAGCCCCTCATGACCCGTTTCGTGGCCGACGAACTGGCCACCTCCCACTGGTTTGACATCAGCGCGGCAAAAAAGGACCTGGCCTATGAGCCGGCAGTATCGACTCGGGAAGGTCTCGACCGGCTGGCGGTATGGCTGAAAAATGGCAGATAA
- a CDS encoding SlyX family protein, producing MSEERLVKIETKIAYQEKIIKDLNDVICEQQQEIERIGSICDALVKRVKEISGLTMGIDAPANEKPPHY from the coding sequence ATGAGTGAAGAGCGTCTGGTTAAAATTGAAACCAAAATCGCATATCAGGAAAAGATCATCAAAGACCTGAATGATGTGATTTGCGAACAGCAGCAGGAGATCGAAAGAATCGGCTCCATCTGTGATGCCCTGGTAAAGCGGGTTAAAGAAATTTCGGGGCTCACTATGGGGATCGATGCACCGGCAAATGAAAAGCCGCCTCACTATTGA